From Triticum aestivum cultivar Chinese Spring chromosome 7B, IWGSC CS RefSeq v2.1, whole genome shotgun sequence:
CATGTGAGGAAAGTTCGTCATACACACTACACACTAGCTTACACATAAATACATATAATATCACAACTCGCCACCGTAAACGTCACATACACACACGTACACGTACACATACACACTTAATGAAAAAATCCATGCAAAAAACGTACACAACACAACACACACGCGACATGAAAAAAATAGCCATGCAAAAAAAAAGGTACACACAACACATGTACATGTGCACACAGCACACGTGCACAACACATTCAGGGCCCGCCAGTCATTGAGGTAAAAATATGAAGGGGGCCGCATTAGGAGGCTTTGTAAAATTATAGCTAGTGACCTCTTCACTTTGCAAATATACAAAATCAGGGTGCAAGTATAACAAGCTTTGTAAAAATTTCTGATGGGGGCCACTTATACAAAGACTATTGGAGAAGGTTTTATTGGCCAAGATTGCTAAACTAGCAATTGAGTGCAAATATACAAAGGTAGATGCTCTTACCGGGCATGTAACtggaaaatagtactccctccgttcgaaaatacttgtcatcaaaaagaataaagaagatgtatctagatgtattttagttcgaGATACATCTCTtcttatctattttgatgacaagtattttcggacagaggaagTACAAGATACGCAGAAAAACAATGAAGAAATGTCTACCGTGCTACCAAGAGATGTCGTGCTGATATGAAATCATACCATTGCAATAAATGTCTCACTCAAAATATAACAATGAATTTACACCATTGTAAAATAGGGGGAGGGGGGCATAACCAGTGCCTGAACTATTACGCGCGTCTGCAAAATCAAACGTGGAGAAAAAGTATTTCGTTCAAGTGAAAGTTTGACTTAAATGTGTGTTTCTCAAAATAAAGATCAACCTTCTACTGCGGACACAATGATGGACGTGACACCATGGATTGACTCGGCCGATTTTTGTTGAAAGAAGGATATTGACCCTTTGTGATGGGCTTCAACCATTTTATAGTTCTATAATATTTAATAAATATAAATAGCATAGTATGATAGAAATTGTCATGCATGTTTGGATGTTGAGGTGACATTATTCATCTGCATAATTGCATGTTGAGGTGCGCATTTTTCCATACATGTTGCATACGGAGGTGATATGTTTGTATGTTGAGAGAAATTGGTTAaagggggctagctatttagatataaaaAATTAAGATGGCGTGCTTACATATTAAGAGAAATAGGTtagttagtgggggctagctatttagatatagaagattatcATGTTGAGAGAAATAGATCTGTCTACCAGCGAAGTCTAAAAACAGTAGCACAACAAGAATCTAGACGCGGATTTTTGGCTCTGAGAAGCATATACACGTAATGAACAGTAAAACCAAAGTAAATAGTAACTAAATTTtgaaaattctattttttttagATATTCACATTAGTGTAACAACTGTGCTTAACAATTTTCATGCCATATGGGATAGCAATGCTTTGTGGGTGAAAAAACAAAATTAAGTGTAACATTTGAAGGTAACATTTGGTCTTTTTGCATAGGTCTAAATGCTTAAGTTTTTCCCCTGGAAATTTGCATGTATCATTTGGGTGTGACAATAAACACATCTTCTCTTTTTCTTTGACATTTGTAAAATCCATTTTTGACACGCAGGAGCGTGTGCTCCTTAGAGCCAAAATTGATTTCCACAAGAATCTGCCATACTCTTGTCAAAAAAGGAAGAATCTGTCATAAGGTGTCACTACATGATCCTCAAGGCACTCAGGATTAACGTTGCTGTGATGTTTCTGGCAGCAAAATATTTGCGGAATCTACGTGACGCCGGCTGTCTGTTCGAGCCATCAGTCTGGAACGAATCCAAAGGGGCGGAGGACGGCCGCGGGCACGAAACCAAACAGGGCACCACGGCTCCGGTCCGCGGTGGCGCACTGGGCGCGGGCGGCGATCTCCTGCGCAAACTCGAGCTGATGCCTCAGCTTCTCGTTCTCGTCAGTGAGCTGCACCATCGACACGCACTCAGGAGTTACCCACCTTGGAGAGCTGGATAGCAGGAACAGCAGGAGGACGCAGGTTTGGTTGGTGCTACACATACCTCTTGCACAGTTTCTGTGAGCTCCTCCACTGTTTGCACGAGCGACACAATCTGCCGGCTCGCGACGTCTTGGAACGCCAGGTCGATGTCCAGCATCGCTGCGTTAGGGTCGAAGATGATACCTTCCTGCACAAACAGCTCCTCCAGCAGATCCACGTCCTCCTCCTTCAGACTCAACCTTAGCTGCACAGACATTTTCAGTGGCAAGTGAGATATATCTGCTGCGCAGGACGTAGGGTGGGACCGAATCAACCACTTCTGGTTAGCTGCTTGCTTGCTATGCTAACCTTGCTCAGTATCCTGTCACGCAAATCATCATGATCGCAAGAATCAAGGCTCAGATCGGACACCTCAGACTGGCTGCTACCAGCCTTGCTTGGTGCTCTGCCACGCGGATCATCTTGATCATGAGAATAGCAGGTGGGCTTCTTGACGCTGTCCACTTCATTGGGAATCAGTTTGGGTAGAGTCTTTATGAGCTTCGTCCTGGATGGATATCGATATAGAGTTATGATAAACTGCAGCACAGCAATAGTACAAAAATTATGCAAGTATGCAATGTTCAAGGGATATGCCTGGTTCCAAAGCGAATGGTAGACAGACTTTCTGGTGCGTTCGACGAACTAGGAGAACAGCAGCATAGCAATGCAGCTCTTGAGCTGCCACCCTGCAAGCAACAGTCATGTAAACAAACCTGCAGATTTGGAAATAGTGAAGAATTTTTTGACAGACCAGTGCATCTTGAAGTATGCGTGTAAGCTTCGAGTCACGGTAAGGGACATGATTCGGTTTAGCTGGAGATGAAAAAAAGATAAGTAAAGCTGATCATTAATCAGAAAGGTATAATAGTGGAGTAACTACGTTTTGTGTTTAGTCTTTGCACAGAGTATTGTTGTATACTTGTATTTGCCACTTACCAGTAGTTAGGGCATTAATAACATTTCCAAGAGCTGAGAGCGACTTGTTGATTGTTTTCGCCTCATCAAGAACTCGCCCTTCAGCACCAGTTTTCTCAACTTTCTCTGAACCAGCCAAGTCAACAAGAACAATCTTCCCGGCCCTTACCCTGTAAGATTAAAAAAAAGTTACTAGCTGCCCACATATAATCCAGACAGATATAACAGTCCATATAACATGAAGGAGCACAAGGCAACCTGTTGAGTTAGCATGAATTGCATAAAAAAGGTGATGTATGCGGTTATGGTTATATACAATTACATCAACATAAAAGGGAAACAGCTATCAACTATTGATGTTTGTTATTCGAGCATACTTATCATCTGCAGTGGATCCATGCTGCACGGAGAAAATGTACACGCAGTGACTTCTACTGCTGGCCAGGTTCATTTCTACATATTCATTTAGGACGACAAAATTTACAacattgaaatgtttttcaacTGTTCAGAAATGGTAGATAGAGGATACGTGTTTCTCCAACAGCTCTGTTGGCAATTCCTTCCTGTAATTTAGACCAGTAAACATAAATAATCTGGCATTTACTTACAGAAAGGCGCTCCAAGAAAAAATCAACTGCGATTATAAGAGAAACAAGGAAACCCCAGCAAAACTTACAGAAAGGCGCTCCAAGGCATCTGAACTATTCATAATCGATATCTGCAGTTATAGTTTCACAGTTACCAGACATGAAAAGAAGCCCTCAAAGGACAGATGCTGAACACTTCTTTTCTTACATATACAGAAGGGAAATGAAACAGGAAGTACAGATGCATTTCTATCTGACCTCTGTTGCTCCATAAATAAAAATCCCTTGGCTTTTACTCTCCTTGATTTGTAGGTTGTCCTTGGACAAGTCAAGAAGGTCCCTGAGATATAAGGAGAAAAAACTCGATTCCCCTCGTAGCAGCATTTTATAAAAGAAACTCTACACAGGATCCATACAGAAACATCAAGCATACTCTCACCTTACTTTTTCCAAATATATCTCCACCTGAGAAATCGGAAAATAGTGTAAGTAAAGATCTATCAATGTGAATTCACAATCAGCGCACGAAAATGGTATTTTACCATTGACAATTTCACAGTCCATGTAGTAATGTCTTCTGATGTTCTTAAACATTCAAAAAGATCATTTACAACACGCTGAACCAGTCCAGTTTTCAGCTCATTGCAGTGCAAGATGCTTGGCCCCTGTTTCaacatccaaattaaacaaacatGTTAGGCCAAAGCTGAAGTGGCGCATTCAGTGATCATCCCATAAATTTAAGCCCAGGGATGTTCACTTTACCTCCATGCTATATGTTTTTCCAGCTCCAGTCTGTACAAATGCAAAGTACAAATAAAATGTTAGCACTGTTTACAGGTAGAAGTGTCTCATTTCATAGATGCACTGCTTAATGGGGGTTTATCTATGCATAAGTTTTCCCAAATATCGTGAAAATGAGGATACAAGGCGTTTGCAGGAACACATACCTGACCATAAGAAATTATGGTCCCATTTATTCCATTGACAGCATCTGTTCAAAATATTAGTTACTCAATTAGTACTATGGTGGCTACTGAAGTGTCCAGTCATGACAAAACTGTAGTAATACAAAAAAGCTCTGACTACCTTATGCATAAATTTTGAAAGAAACAAAAAGAATGAAAACCTGCAACAATGGGCACTGCAAGGAAATTGTACACATCAGACTGTTCCGCATCATCATAGAACACCTTGTCAAAGCTGAATATGACATCTTCGTCCCGCTCATCCTAACCCAAGTATTATGCAACACGTCAGGGAAACCGCACTAATCAACCACGAGGAAGCACAAAAACTGTGCCAACAAGATCACAGGGATTTTTTGTTAATAATCTTATCAAAAGGAAAATAGGATATGGTATTGTTCCTCACTTCATTATCTACTGGTTTCATTCCAGCTACTGGTTTAGTAAGTACTATGTAGTTGTGCAGGGGATATCAAGCAGGCTAATAATACAACATAAGACCGCAGGCATGCAATAGTTTAAACAAATTCAGTAATCTGGATCAAAATACAACTGTGCGTCTTGCGAGAAACTGCACATGAACATTCAACTGCGTGCCTCACATCACAGAGCTAAAGGCAGAAGAGTATCCAAACCTTGAAAACAAAAGACTCGGAGTCCAATTTCTTGAAGCAGACCTTGTCATTGGCCTTCCTCTCTTTGTGGCTCAGCGGCCTGAATCGCACACACACTGTGACGTTGGAGTTGGACATCCTGGCATTCAGATAGGTGTCAATTTGGGCACTAGAAAAATTCAAGTGACACAGCGGCTAACCGCTCGGGGTTTCGAAATTCAGCGGCGGATCAAGATGGTGCGCGGGGTGCGCATCCGCACAGTGCGCATCCGCACACCCGGAAATGGTGGAGACCGGTGGGGTTTGAGAAGCTCGTACCTCAAAACCCAGCGGCCAAAGGTTGCGGACGGGGTGGACACGGCAGAAACGAGGAGTCCCGACGAAGAAGAACCGGAGCGGCAGTGGCGGCGACGGGGGCAGCTGTGGGGCACGCGGTGGTAGGGTTTAGAGGTTTAGGGCCGGGCGGCGTTTGGCGATGGAACGCGTGCGGCGGCGAGATGCagaggcgagggagagggaggcggcgcaaTCCAGGAGATGTGCGTGCGGCAGCCTGAGCAGGAGGGGCACCTGCAGCGTGCTTGGGCAGGAGGTGTGCCGTGTGCGTCGCCGGCTTGCGTGCGCTGCTGTACCCAGTGTAAAGACTAAAAtcggcagaaatcacatatttgaccccaaatcaaatcacaaaatgacCTGCTCACGAAAAAATTTCACTTTGCTAACCCTTTCGAGTGGCGCCCGATAGCTAGGCGCCGCACCCTAGTGTGCAGCACCCTTCCCTTAGGCGTCGcacctcctgccagcgtggcagtcctggtccagttgcggcccttCACGCAGCTGTGCAGCGCCTAAGGCTAGGGcgccacacttgtaatgtgcagcgcctgtGTCTTAGGCGTTGCACTGTCTGTGTGCCACTTAGGCTGGCCCCACCCTCactcccctcccacccccaccccacacacccccaccccacccaaacccttagccttgcgcccctcctctcttcccctctcccccccctctcaaatccttatCAAATCTTCcaaatccggagtatttgaccgtggatttcgaagccaatccctcccttaaggtaatctccttcgatcccctcgttttccttcataggaattgtcacatttgctcaaatctagctagtttggggaaaccctagtttttgcttggatttggaaatttgtgttgaatcatgttatgtttctttgctaatttggtatggttaggctttcatagtatgctagggttagggttatgtgtgtttgatgttggtgttagggttatgctatggttagggttgtggttattgttaagtgggggttagggttattaattcatatatatgttagggcatatgtattttgtgcaaatatttttgttaagtacttacttgatatatgtatgtttttgattattgtagggatggggagaacatgtgtttatgttcatcatgtggataaagaggcctttttgaaaggcaatgttgagacggatccggatgagcttgacatggtgtttgagtgTAGTCCTAACTATGCGGAGCTTTtggaacaagtgaggaaagatttgaattggatggacccaagtgacgtcgttgagttcgagggaaggcataatgttggttttggaatgcacatccgttggaagacaatgcgtgtgaactccgagcaacgttgggttgcatacaaggagatggttaccgaatctctagacaaggcacttgagttatttgcctccaagaaggttgagtctactttgaatttagacttgaaccggaacccctccccgttggttgctagcaccccaccacccatgaaccaagatcaaatgagtgaacctcatttCACAAAACAAGATTGaccaacattgagcccgactccaaacaaccaaaatgaagcttttgaagaggagaatgatgagtacaaggaggatgacaacgaagttgatctccatgacaacaatgtgggtgatctcgaccaatatcatgtgcaagagacaatggaccaatccatcccttttcccgtgcatatgcatcggactcggatgacgatggtcccgatgaagaagttgatgaggaggggttcacgccgaaggaggcccaagcattcaagaaggtattcgggcgggatcacaagacaccattgttcaaggatcttagtctcgcggatgaagccgttgtggatggtgtcaaatgcatatctcttggagctaggccaagttctcatcgtgatttggaagacggcaagaacgggatatatcccggttgtgagtttcaatccttcttggaattgaagatgtggctcaaCAACTACTCTGTtacacattatcgtccacataaagtggccaactcaGACGTGAATGTGCGTTACACAgtcaaatgtgaagtgccaacatgtccatgaattgtgcgtgcaaggccatggaaaggaggtccaacttggcgcatagtgagttgtctaccaactcacatgtgccggcacaagaatgcggatggcaagcttgtgtaccaacaacacagacaactcacgtccgaaTTCATTGCTTACAGGTTATCCAACCAAATACCCACACTTCCaataatgagcatcaagagtgtcgttgaccttgtgaaagccatctttcattacaaggtgaagtacgacAAGGCATgaaaggcgaagcaagccgcattcaatatgttgtatggcaattgggaggaagcatacaaccgactccctaggttgttgttagctatggccgtcacaaacccaggcatggttcacgtggttgagcctcatgggcaccaaacattgattcataacgggaggaccgtccgagtatttggccgtgcattttgggcctttgagcaatgcgtgagggcttttgagcattgtcggcccgtcatcgccattgatggcacgttcttgaccggacaatacaagggcactttattggttgcaatagcaagtgatgccaataaccgggtgttgcctttggctttcgctttggttaaggtggagaacaatgacaactgggagtggttcttgcgtcaactgaggacaagggtattaccggctgaaagggaaatttgtgtcatatcggatcgccatcctggaattctaaatgcggtggtggttgacattcccggacatacaaagttgcatcatcgatggtgcatgaggcacttttgtgaaaacttctatagggcatgtggtatcaaggagttggctgatgatcttcaggattgttgtctcactttcaccaacaagcggtttgccacattgttcaatgcattgctcagacacaagaaacttgaccccggCGATCAGGAGTTTCTCAATAAGAACATTGTCGAAAGGAGTATGTGGGCAcgtgctttcgatgaagatggccggaggtacggtcaaatgacaagcaatatggcagaatgcttcaataaggtgctcaagggtgtacgtgcattatccgtgacggcaatagttcaatacacatttgaaaAGATGAATGGATACTTTTTAAAGTACTCAATGGAGACTGATAAGcagattgctggtgagaacaaggataagcacaagtacaatttcccaccaaaggttgaagaatggttggaatttcaatcacgaaaggcagactcccaagaagctgtactatatgacgacaacgagtggaagtatgaggtgaaagagcctggaggaaccacaaacgatggccaccaacacggaggccgggctttcaaggtctccctaacacggtgtgattgCATCTGCATGAGGCCAtagttgcttcatctcccatgctcgcacttgttaaatgcatcccgggttaggaatgtggacgtcaatcaccctcttacagtgcagcgccttgcccttaggcgctgcacacctggacatgccagtccagagagcaacaAAAGCATTCCAGTAGCTTTTCCTCCTAAAAATTTGCTAAGTCCGTGTGCAGTGCCTAAGGGCAAGGCGCCACACTATACTGTGCAGCGCCGAGCTGTTGGGCGCTGCACAGTAGAATGCAGCGCCTTGCCCTTGGgtgctgcacactgacttagcaaaTTTTGGGGTGGAAAAGCTACTAGAACGCTTCTGGTGCTCTCTGGACTGGCATGTCCAGGTGTGCAACGCCTACGGGCAAGGCGCTAcactgtgtagtgtggcgccttgccCTTAGGCGTTGCACACCTGGACATTTATTAGGTTGCACCAATTCCCTCCCACCCATCCCCACCCCCCACACACCCCACCCTCCACACAAACCCGAAGCTCAGTGCCTCCCCTttgccctcctctctccccctctcaaatccttctcagatccggagtatttgaccgtggatttcgaagccaaccccttccttaaggtaatctcctccgatccccttgttttcatccataggaattgtcacatttgctcaaatcttgctagtttggggaaaccctactTTTTGCttggatttggaaatttgtgttgaatcatgt
This genomic window contains:
- the LOC123159499 gene encoding kinesin-like protein KIN-1 isoform X1; this translates as MSNSNVTVCVRFRPLSHKERKANDKVCFKKLDSESFVFKDERDEDVIFSFDKVFYDDAEQSDVYNFLAVPIVADAVNGINGTIISYGQTGAGKTYSMEGPSILHCNELKTGLVQRVVNDLFECLRTSEDITTWTVKLSMVEIYLEKVRDLLDLSKDNLQIKESKSQGIFIYGATEISIMNSSDALERLSEGIANRAVGETQMNLASSRSHCVYIFSVQHGSTADDKVRAGKIVLVDLAGSEKVEKTGAEGRVLDEAKTINKSLSALGNVINALTTAKPNHVPYRDSKLTRILQDALGGSSRAALLCCCSPSSSNAPESLSTIRFGTRTKLIKTLPKLIPNEVDSVKKPTCYSHDQDDPRGRAPSKAGSSQSEVSDLSLDSCDHDDLRDRILSKLRLSLKEEDVDLLEELFVQEGIIFDPNAAMLDIDLAFQDVASRQIVSLVQTVEELTETVQELTDENEKLRHQLEFAQEIAARAQCATADRSRGALFGFVPAAVLRPFGFVPD
- the LOC123159499 gene encoding kinesin-like protein KIN-1 isoform X2 produces the protein MEGPSILHCNELKTGLVQRVVNDLFECLRTSEDITTWTVKLSMVEIYLEKVRDLLDLSKDNLQIKESKSQGIFIYGATEISIMNSSDALERLSEGIANRAVGETQMNLASSRSHCVYIFSVQHGSTADDKVRAGKIVLVDLAGSEKVEKTGAEGRVLDEAKTINKSLSALGNVINALTTAKPNHVPYRDSKLTRILQDALGGSSRAALLCCCSPSSSNAPESLSTIRFGTRTKLIKTLPKLIPNEVDSVKKPTCYSHDQDDPRGRAPSKAGSSQSEVSDLSLDSCDHDDLRDRILSKLRLSLKEEDVDLLEELFVQEGIIFDPNAAMLDIDLAFQDVASRQIVSLVQTVEELTETVQELTDENEKLRHQLEFAQEIAARAQCATADRSRGALFGFVPAAVLRPFGFVPD